In Silene latifolia isolate original U9 population chromosome X, ASM4854445v1, whole genome shotgun sequence, the following proteins share a genomic window:
- the LOC141617238 gene encoding uncharacterized protein LOC141617238 has product MEHFFRNCPVSRRLWMSSDIGIRAENGSNLTMGQWIIVWVSYFDKLVGCDSKMVKFLAVLWCLWSARNQVLFQGASFHPLMFFRQYNQLVGVAIRAFNGHKNGVVMDDQGDSGRRSDQISWVKESNPVPVIGTISACDPLRIMVDAGWKSMDNAGIGWVVFSDVGRAIGSDTRRIRAESALQAEGIGLLEVMKWAVDQGFHHMEVSSDCLQLILFIAEIQKPHQQLADILRDIIALATSFHCFAFSFIPRHLNSIAHSLACEAMIS; this is encoded by the coding sequence ATGGAACATTTTTTTCGTAACTGTCCTGTGTCACGCCGTCTATGGATGTCGTCTGATATTGGTATTCGTGCTGAGAATGGATCGAATTTGACAATGGGACAATGGATTATTGTATGGGTGTCTTATTTTGATAAACTGGTGGGTTGCGATAGTAAGATGGTCAAGTTTCTTGCAGTGTTGTGGTGCTTATGGAGTGCTCGGAATCAAGTCCTTTTCCAGGGTGCTAGTTTTCACCCACTTATGTTCTTTCGACAGTATAATCAACTGGTGGGGGTGGCTATTAGGGCGTTTAACGGGCATAAAAATGGTGTGGTGATGGATGATCAGGGTGACTCAGGAAGAAGAAGTGACCAAATCAGTTGGGTTAAAGAAAGCAATCCTGTTCCTGTCATAGGAACCATTAGTGCGTGTGATCCTCTTCGAATTATGGTAGATGCAGGGTGGAAATCAATGGACAATGCGGGTATTGGATGGGTTGTTTTTTCTGATGTGGGGAGGGCTATTGGCTCTGATACGAGACGGATTAGAGCGGAGTCAGCTTTACAGGCGGAAGGGATTGGACTTCTAGAGGTTATGAAATGGGCGGTGGATCAGGGTTTTCATCACATGGAGGTGTCATCGGATTGTCTTCAGCTTATCCTTTTTATTGCAGAGATTCAGAAGCCACATCAACAACTGGCGGATATTCTTCGTGATATTATTGCGCTTGCTACTTCCTTTCATTGTTTTGCTTTTAGTTTCATACCTAGACATCTTAATAGTATTGCTCATAGCCTTGCTTGTGAGGCTATGATTAGTTAG